One Alphaproteobacteria bacterium genomic window, CGTCCGGAAAAGTGGACCTAAGGCAACCTGAATACCATGCGGGTGTATCCGACTTTGCCGTGCCCGGACTGTCGCCGGCCTGGAAAACCATGTAGCGCTTGGCACGCCGGTGGGGATCGCGCATACTCGATGCTTCGGTCGCATGGAGATGGGTCAAGGCTATTGAGCCATCTGGACATTATCCATGCGGCAGGGTTAAGCGGGGGAAAACAATGAACAATATTATGCGCAGGACTGTGGCCGTTTCATCGGCGCTGGCCGTGACGCTGGTTGCGTCGATGGCGATGGCCCAGAAAAGTGGCGGCACACTGAAAATTTACCATCGGGATACCCCGCCAAGCGGGTCGATCCACGAAGAGGCGTCACATTCGACGTCGTCACCGTATATGGGTGTCTTCAATAATCTGGTCATGTTCGACAATGCCATCGCCAAGGAGAGCCTGGACACGATTGTCCCCGATCTGGCGACGGACTGGTCCTGGAACGACGACAAGACAAAACTGACCTTCAACCTGCGGGACGGCGTGAAATGGCATGACGGCAAGCCGTTCACGGCAAAGGATGTCAAATGCACCTGGGATCTGATCCTCGGGGAGGGCAAGGTCAAGCTGCGCAAGAACCCGCGCAAATCCTGGTATACGAATCTCGAACAGGTAACGGTTGACGGCGATCTGAAGGCCACGTTCCATCTGAAACGCATTCAGCCTGCGTTTATCGCGCTGCTGGCCGCCGGCTATTCGCCGGTCTATCCGTGCCACGTGCCGCCGGCCAAGATGCGGACAGCGCCGATTGGAACGGGACCGTTCAAGTTCGTCGAACTGAAGCAGAACGAAAGCGTGAAGTTCGTCAGGAACGAGAACTACTGGAAAGAGGGCCGGCCATACCTTGACGGCATCGACTGGACGATCATCAAGAGCCGTTCGACCAGGGTGCTGGCCTTTATCGCCGGCAAGTTCGACATGACCTACAACACCGACGTCCAGGTGCCGATGCTGAAGGACATTCAATCGCAGGCGCCGGATGCGATCTGCGAGATGGTTGCGACAAATGTGAGCACGAACCTGATCGTGAACCGCGATGCGCCGCCGTTCGACAATGCGGATATCCGCAGGGCGATGGTCCTGACCATCGACCGTCAGGCGTTTGTCGATATTCTCAGCCAGGGTGAAGCCTATATCGGCGGCGCGCTGCTGCCGCCGCCGCATGGCGGCTGGGGCTGGACACCGGAATACATGAAGACCGTTGCCGGCTATGATCCGGATGTTGCCGGTAACCGCGAAGAAGCGCGCAAGATCATGAAGGGTCTCGGCTACGGCCCGGAAAACACGCTGAAGATCCAGGTTGCGACCCGGAACATCGCGACCTATCGCGACCCGGCGGTGATTCTGATCGATCACCTGAAGGAAATCTACATCGACGCGACGCTGGATACGGTCGAGACCAGCAACTGGCACGCCAAGGTGGCCCGGAAGGATTACCAGGTGGGCCTCAACCTCACCGGGACGGGGGTCGACGATCCGGACGTGAACTTCTTTGAGAACTATTCCTGTGGTTCACAGCGGAACTATACCGGCTATTGCGACAAGGAAATCGACGCGCTGTTTGTCAAGCAGTCGATGATGGAAGACCAGGACGAGCGCCGCAAGCTGGTGTGGGAAATCGACAAGAAGCTCCAGGAAGACGCTGCGCGCCCGCTTATCCAGCACAACAAGGCGGGTAACTGCTTCCACCCTTATGTGAAGGGCTTCGTGACCCATGTGAACGGCGTCTACAACAACTGGCGGATGGAGGATGTATGGCTCGACAAGTGATGTATGGCTCGACAGGTAATGTCGGGCGACGGCAAAAGGGCGGATAAACCGCTCGCCGTGACATAACGATAATCCGGTCCGCCGTGCGCGGCGGACCGGTGAACAGGAATGCGGGTGAATGCCTGACCCGCTGGAGGTGACGGATGAGTACGTATCTGGTCAAGCGATTCCTGCTGATGCTGCTGACGCTCATCGGTATTTCGATCATCATTTTCGTGATGCTCCGGTTAATGCCGGGCAACATCGTCGATATCATGTTCGACTCGGCCGGCTTCGTCGATCCGGCTGAAAAGGCCAACATCGAAAGGGAACTCGGCCTCGATCTGCCGATTCCGGTACAGTATTTCCACTGGATAACCGGACTGATGCGCTGGGACCTGGGCTTTTCCTATGTTTCCGAAATGCCGGCGATCGATGAACTGGGCCCCCGTATTCCGATCACGGCCAAACTCGCCGCGCTTTCGCTGTTCTTTTCCGTCCTGTTCGGCCTGCCGCTCGGCGTTATCAGCGCGGTGAAGCAGGATACGGCGCTGGATTATACGCTGCGCGTTGTCAGCCTGAGCGGGTTGTCGCTGCCATCCTTCTGGCTGGCGCTGCTGATCCTGATGTTCTTCGTCAGCTATTTCGGCAGCATTCCCATCTATACCGATACGCCCGACAGCTGGTGGGAGGAACTCAAGATGTACACGATCCCCGCCGCGGCGGTCGGCTTCCGAAGTTCGGCGCTGATCATGCGCCTGACGCGGTCGTCGATGCTGGAGGTCATGCGGCAGGATTATATCCGGACGGCACGGTCGAAGGGCGCGTCGGAGAATTCGATCAACTACCACCACGCGCTCAAGAATGCGGTGCTGCCGGTTCTGACAATCATCGGCATCGAGGCTGCGTTCCTGATCGGCGGGCTGATCATCACCGAAACGGTATTCAACATCCCCGGCGTGGCGCATTTCCTCGTGGAGGCGATCCTGATGCGGGATTATCCGATCGTGCAGAATCTGGTGATGCTCATCGCGGTCGTTGTGGTGGTGATCAACTTCCTGGTGGATATGGCCTACGCGTCGCTGGATCCGCGTATCAAGTATTCCGACTAGCCCGGCCAACCTGAAACAAGGATGACTGAATCATGGTAAATATTGAGCATCAGGCGGAATTGACCCGGGCCGGCGCCAATGTGCACAGCCGCTGGGATGCCTTCGTTCACTTTTGCCGCCGCTATCCGCTTGGCGCCGCCGGCGCCCTGATCGTGCTGATTTTCGTCCTGGCGGCCATATTCGCCGACGTCATCGCCACACACGATCCCCTGTCGACGGATGCCGGGGCGTCACTCGCGCCGCCCAGCGCCGAACACAGCCTCGGCGCGGACATGATGGGCCGCGACATGTACAGCCGCATCGTTCACGGCGCACGCATATCCCTGATCGTGGGGATCGCATCGACGCTGCTGGGGGGCTTTATCGGCATCGTTATCGGGCTGATGTCCGGCTACCTGATGGGCTGGGTCGATCTTATCCTGCAGCGGCTCATCGATATCATGCAGGCCCTGCCGCTGCTTGTTCTGGCGCTGGTCATGGCGGCGTCGCTGGGGCCGTCCCTGGAGAATACGATAATCGCGATTTCCATACCGCTCGTGCCGAATATCGCGCGGGTCGTCCGGTCCAGTACGCTTTCACTGCGCGAAATGCCGTTTGTGGAGGCCGCCCGCGCCGGGGGGATGAGCGAATGGCGCGTCGCCATCCGCCACGTCCTGCCCAATACGCTGGCGCCGCTGATCGTGCTCGGCACGGCGCAGCTGGGCGCGGCGATCCTGGTCGAAGCCTCCCTGTCCTTCCTCGGGCTGGGCGTGCCGGAGCCGCATCCGTCCTGGGGGCGCATGCTGTCCGAATCGGCCGCTGAATACGTGCGGGTTGCGCCGTGGCTGGTCATCTTCCCCGGCCTCGCCATCAGCGCGGCGGTGTTCGGCACCAATCTTCTGGGTGACGCGCTGCGCGACATGCTCGATCCAAGGCAGCGCAGCTAGGCGGTGGCCGGATCATTTTTTGAACGCAAACGCAGCAATCCTGCCTGCCACATAAAACAATAACGTTGGACAGTGGAAACATGGACGAGACAGCAACAGACATCCGGGAAATTCCCGTCGAGGCGCCGCAAAGCAACGAGATTGCCCTGGAAGTAGAGGGGCTGAAGACGTATTTCTTCACCCGCCAGGGCGTCGTGAAGGCGGTCGACGGAGTCTCCTTCTACCTGCGCAAGGGGGAAACGCTCGGCATCGTCGGCGAATCCGGTTGCGGCAAGAGCATTACCGCGCTCTCGCTCATGCGGCTGGTGCCGGACCCGCCGGGCAGAATCCTGGGCGGCAAGGTAGTTCTGGACGGGGTCAACCTGCTGGACCTCAGCGAAACGCAAATGCGGAAAATCCGCGGCAACGAAATCTCCATGATTTTTCAGGAGCCGATGACGTCTCTGAACCCGGTGCTGACCATCGGCCACCAGATCAGCGAAGCGCTGATCCTGCACCAGGGCATGTCGAAGACGGAGGCGCTGGCCCGTTCGACCGAGATGCTGCGGCTGGTGAAGATCCCCGAAGCCGAGCAGCGGGTGAAGGAATACCCCCATCAGCTTTCCGGCGGCATGCGCCAGCGGGTGATGATCGCCATGGCGCTGGCCTGTAACCCGAAAGTGCTGATCGCCGACGAGCCGACGACGGCGCTGGACGTCACCATCCAGGCGCAGATCCTGGACCTGACGCTGGAACTGCAGAAGAAACTGGGCACGGCGATGGTGCTGATTACCCATGATCTCGGTGTCATTGCGGAAACCGCGCAGCGCGTGATCGTCATGTATGCCGGCCGGAAGGTCGAGGAAACCGACGTGGTGGCGCTGTTCGGCGAGCCGTTGCATCCCTATACGCACGGGCTTCTGGCCTCCGTCCCGCATCTTGCGATCATGAGCGGCAGGGATTCCGATATCGAGGAACGGCTGATGGAAATACCCGGCATCGTGCCGCCGCTGAGCGACCTCCCGCCGGGATGCACGTTTGCCCCGCGCTGCAAGTTTGCCGACGAGAAATGCACCGGCGAATATCCGCCCTATGAGGAAAAGCGGCCGGGCCACTGGGCGGCCTGCTGGCATTCGGACCGTCTGTATGGAGAAAAAAATGACTGACGTGACGACTGCCGCCGCGGAAGCGGTTGCTGCACAGGCGGGTGGCGCAGCGCCGGTCCTGGAAGTTACCGGCCTGAAAAAGCATTTCCCGATCAAATCAGGTATCCTGTCCCGTACGACGCGAAAGGTGTATGCCGTCGACGGCGTCAGTTTTGCCATCAAACAGGGGGAAACCCTGGGTCTTGTGGGCGAAAGCGGGTGCGGCAAGACGACGGTCGGCCGCACGGTGCTGCGGCTCGTCGAGCCGACGGAAGGCACGATCAGGATCGACGGCGCCGACATTACCCATATGCCCAAGAGCGAGTTGCGGCCCTATCGCCGCGACATGCAGATCATTTTCCAGGATCCGTTCTCGTCGCTGAATCCGCGCATGTCCGCCGGCGACATCGTCGGCGAATCCCTGAAGATCCATGACATCGTTCCGTCGAAGGACCGGCAGGACCATGTGGCGGCGCTGTTCGACCGCGTCGGCCTGCGCCGGGCGCAGATGGAAGCCTTCCCGCACCAGTTCTCCGGCGGTCAGCGCCAGCGCATCGGTATCGCGCGCGCCCTTGCCTATAATCCAAAGCTGATCGTTGGCGATGAACCGGTGTCGGCGCTCGACGTGTCGATTCAGGCGCAGGTCATCAATCTGCTGATGGACCTCCAGAAGGAATTCAACCTCTCCTACCTGTTCATCGCCCATGACCTGGCGGTCGTGGAACATATCAGCCACTACATCGCGGTGATGTATCTCGGCCGGATTGTCGAATACACGGACAAGAAGACGCTCTTCACCAGCCCGCGTCATCCCTATACCGAAGCGCTGCTGTCCGCCGTGCCCATTCCGGACCCGACGATCAAACGGGTCAAGAGAATCCTGCAGGGCGACGTGCCAAGCCCGATCAGCCCGCCGTCGGGCTGCCATTTTCACACCCGATGCCCCTATGCGGAGGAACGCTGCCGGGTTGAAACGCCGCTGCTGAAGGAAGTCGCGCCCGGTCACGTCGTGGCCTGCCATCTGCGCTAATGGCGATCGATTCTTCGCCCGCGCGGCAAATTCGTTTGCAACCTAATTATTAGCCTCCTATCATCATCCGTCTGAATGGCGGACGATGCGGAATGGAATCGGGGGCGAACGATCTCATCGACAATTTTGCGGCGCGGCTCGCGGAGACCGCGCAACGCTGGCGCAATACGCTCGATGTCCGGCTCGGCCCGCTGGGGCTCAGCCAGGCGCGGGGACTCATCCTGCATCATCTCGCCAGCCATGGCGACGGATTGAAACAGAATGCGCTGGCCGATATTGTCGGTATCCGCGGGTCGACGCTGGTACGTCAGCTCGACCGGCTGGAAGCGGACGGTCTGGTTGAACGCCACAACGATCCCGACGACCGGCGCGCCAAGACAATCCACCTGGCGGAAAAGGCGGCGCCCGTTATCGTCGAACTCGAAAGGCATATCCGCGACCTGCGGCGCGAATTGCTGTCCGGACTGACGGACGAACAACTGAAAACCTGCTTTGGCGTGTTCGACCACGTCCAGGCGCGCATCGATACGAAGAGAGAAAAGGAAACCGGGGAATGAGTGCCGAAAAAATACCCTATGTCGGGCTGGGCCTGTACTGGAACGACCTCACGGTCGGCCAGAAATTCCGGACGATCAACCGGACCATCACGGAAACCGACCTGGTGAACTTCATCAACGCGACCGGGCTGCTGGAGGTGATCTTCACCGACCATACGTTCGGCGAGGAACAGGGCGCCGCGATCAGGGGGCGGCCCGTGCCCGGCGCGCTCTGCTACAGTTTTATCGAGGGCATTCTCGCCCAGTCGACGATGCAGCATACCGGCCTCGCCATGCTGGAAACGAACCTGAAGGTGCAGGGCCCGACCGTCGTTGGCGACACCATCCACTGTGTGGTCGAGGTAACGGCGATCCGGCCGACCAGCAAGGGCAACCGGGGAATCGTCTCGACCCGCAACGACATCGTCAACCAGAAGGGCGAAACACCGATCACCTATACGGTCACGCGCATGATGGCCGGACACGACTGAATTCAGAAGGGAAGCAAAAATGAAACTCGATGGCAAGAATATCGTCGTCACCGGCGGCGCATCCGGCATCGGCCGGGCGACGGTGCAGACCCTTTGCGAGGCGGGCGGCCGCGTCTTTTTCGGCGACATCAACGAGGCAGGCGGCGCCGAAACGGTCGGTCTGGCCAAGGGCGGGGAAGCGATCTTCCACCGGCTCGATATCGCCGATGACGCGTCCATCGCCGCGTTCCGCGATGCCGCGCTGGCGAAGTGCGGGCAGATCGATATCGTCGCGAATGTCGCCGGCTGGGACGTCATCCAGCCCTTCGTCGAAAACACGCAGGATTTCTGGGACAAGATCGTCGCCATCAACCTGATGGGCCCGGTCAAGGTGACGCGCTCCTTCCTCGACCCCATGATCGAACGGAACGCCGGCAAGATCATCAATGTGTCGAGCGACGCCGGGCGCGTCGGCAGCATGGGCGAAACCATGTATGCGGGCGCCAAGGGCGGCGTCATCGCCTTCACGAAATCGCTGGCGCGGGAAATGGCCCGCCACCGCATCAACGTGAACTGCGTCTGCCCGGGACCGACCGATACGCCGCTGTTCGCCGCGCAGTCGGAACGCATGCAGCAGGCGCTGACCAAGGCCATTCCGTTCAAACGCCTGGCGCAGCCCCATGAAATCGCCGATGCGATCCTGTTCTTCGCCAGCGGGCGGTCGGACTATCTGACCGGGCAGGTACTCAGCGTCAGCGGCGGCCTGACCATGGTCGACTGAATAAAAGAAAATCCCGAGCGGACGAAATCGTCCGCGACGACGCATTTGCGGCATAAAAGAACAATTTCCACCGGAGGGAGCGACAATGTCCGACCGTTACGCAAAATATACGAAATTCGAGTTCGACTACCCCGCGGACCGCGTGCTGCGGATCACCCTGAACAATCCGAAGACCTATAATTCGCTGGATGCCGAGGGGCACAAGCAGTTCACCTATATCTGGCGGGATATCGACGACGACCCGGATATCAGCGCGGTGATCCTCACCGGCAAGGGCAAGGCCTTCTCGTCCGGCGGCGATTTCGGCATGATCGAAGCCAATATGAACGACGAAAGGCAGCGCATCCAGGCGTGGAAGGAAGCGCGCGACCTCGTCTACAACATCATCAACTGCAACAAGCCGATCATTTCCGCGATCAATGGCGTCGCGGTCGGCGCCGGCCTCGTGGCGGCGCTGCTGGCGGATATATCCATCGCCGGCAAGGCCGCCAAGATCGTCGACGGGCATACCCGCCTCGGCGTCGCGGCGGGTGACTGCGCGGTGATCAACTGGCCGCTGCTCTGCGGCATGGCCAAGGCGAAATACCTTCTGATGCTGTGCGAACCGGTGGACGGCGAAACCGCCGACAGGCTGGGCCTCGTATCCATGTGCGTCGAGGACGACGAATTGCAGGACAAGGCGCTGGAAGTCGCGAACCGGCTGGTGGCCGGGCCGCCCAGCGCCATCCGCTGGACCAAATATGCGCTCAACAACTGGTACCGCATGATGGGCCCGGCCTACGATGCCTCTACGGCGCTGGAAATGCTCGGCTTTGCCGGCTCCGAGGTCCGCGAGGGGCTGGCGGCGCATCTGGAAAAGCGCAAGCCGAACTTCGATCCGGAATCGCCCGTTTAGGGAACCGCTTGCCGCGAAACGCGGTTACGCCGGAAGGGCACATTTCGGGAGGAATGCCGTGGCCTTCGAACTGCAAACGCCGCCCGCGCGCATCGATTATTTCCGGCGCAGCGGGCTCTGGCCGAATCGCCTCGTCACCGATTGTTTCGACGCGGCGGTGGCGGCGTATCCGGACCGCGCCGCCGTCATCGGCTATGACAGCCAGGCGGCGACGCGGGTTTCGTTCACCTATGCGGAACTCGGCCGCTTCGTCGACCGGGTGGCGCTGGGGTTGATCGAAACCGGGATCGAACCGGGCGATGTGGTGTCGGTGCAACTGCCGAACTACTGGCAGTTCGCGGTCCTGCATCTCGCCTGCGTCCGCATCGGTGCGATCACCAACCCGCTGATGCCGATCTTCCGCCAGCGCGAACTGTCCTTCATGCTGCCCTTCGCCGGGGCGAAGGCGGTCTTCGTGCCGCGCCGCTATCGCGGTTTCGACTATCCGGCGATGATCGACGCGCTGCGCGGCGATGCGCCGGACCTGCGGCATGTCTTCGTCATCGAGGGGCCGGAGCCGGAGGCGTTCCTGTCCCTGTTCCCGGACAGCACCCGCGACCGGGATGCGGAATACGCCGCCCGCAAACCCGACCCCAACGACGTCTCGCTGCTGCTCTACACCTCCGGCACCACGGGCCAGCCCAAGGGGGTGATGCATAACCAGAACACGCTGATCGGCAACCTGGTGAAATTCGTCGAACGGATCGAACTCACGCCCGACGATGTCATCCTGATGCCCTCGCCGCTGGCCCATCTGACCGGGTTCGGTTACGGGCTGGTGATGCCGGTCTTCCTCGGCGCCACGGCGGTGCTGATGGATG contains:
- a CDS encoding MaoC family dehydratase N-terminal domain-containing protein, whose translation is MSAEKIPYVGLGLYWNDLTVGQKFRTINRTITETDLVNFINATGLLEVIFTDHTFGEEQGAAIRGRPVPGALCYSFIEGILAQSTMQHTGLAMLETNLKVQGPTVVGDTIHCVVEVTAIRPTSKGNRGIVSTRNDIVNQKGETPITYTVTRMMAGHD
- a CDS encoding MarR family transcriptional regulator, translating into MESGANDLIDNFAARLAETAQRWRNTLDVRLGPLGLSQARGLILHHLASHGDGLKQNALADIVGIRGSTLVRQLDRLEADGLVERHNDPDDRRAKTIHLAEKAAPVIVELERHIRDLRRELLSGLTDEQLKTCFGVFDHVQARIDTKREKETGE
- a CDS encoding ABC transporter substrate-binding protein, translated to MNNIMRRTVAVSSALAVTLVASMAMAQKSGGTLKIYHRDTPPSGSIHEEASHSTSSPYMGVFNNLVMFDNAIAKESLDTIVPDLATDWSWNDDKTKLTFNLRDGVKWHDGKPFTAKDVKCTWDLILGEGKVKLRKNPRKSWYTNLEQVTVDGDLKATFHLKRIQPAFIALLAAGYSPVYPCHVPPAKMRTAPIGTGPFKFVELKQNESVKFVRNENYWKEGRPYLDGIDWTIIKSRSTRVLAFIAGKFDMTYNTDVQVPMLKDIQSQAPDAICEMVATNVSTNLIVNRDAPPFDNADIRRAMVLTIDRQAFVDILSQGEAYIGGALLPPPHGGWGWTPEYMKTVAGYDPDVAGNREEARKIMKGLGYGPENTLKIQVATRNIATYRDPAVILIDHLKEIYIDATLDTVETSNWHAKVARKDYQVGLNLTGTGVDDPDVNFFENYSCGSQRNYTGYCDKEIDALFVKQSMMEDQDERRKLVWEIDKKLQEDAARPLIQHNKAGNCFHPYVKGFVTHVNGVYNNWRMEDVWLDK
- a CDS encoding ABC transporter ATP-binding protein; translated protein: MDETATDIREIPVEAPQSNEIALEVEGLKTYFFTRQGVVKAVDGVSFYLRKGETLGIVGESGCGKSITALSLMRLVPDPPGRILGGKVVLDGVNLLDLSETQMRKIRGNEISMIFQEPMTSLNPVLTIGHQISEALILHQGMSKTEALARSTEMLRLVKIPEAEQRVKEYPHQLSGGMRQRVMIAMALACNPKVLIADEPTTALDVTIQAQILDLTLELQKKLGTAMVLITHDLGVIAETAQRVIVMYAGRKVEETDVVALFGEPLHPYTHGLLASVPHLAIMSGRDSDIEERLMEIPGIVPPLSDLPPGCTFAPRCKFADEKCTGEYPPYEEKRPGHWAACWHSDRLYGEKND
- a CDS encoding ABC transporter permease, whose translation is MVNIEHQAELTRAGANVHSRWDAFVHFCRRYPLGAAGALIVLIFVLAAIFADVIATHDPLSTDAGASLAPPSAEHSLGADMMGRDMYSRIVHGARISLIVGIASTLLGGFIGIVIGLMSGYLMGWVDLILQRLIDIMQALPLLVLALVMAASLGPSLENTIIAISIPLVPNIARVVRSSTLSLREMPFVEAARAGGMSEWRVAIRHVLPNTLAPLIVLGTAQLGAAILVEASLSFLGLGVPEPHPSWGRMLSESAAEYVRVAPWLVIFPGLAISAAVFGTNLLGDALRDMLDPRQRS
- a CDS encoding ABC transporter permease codes for the protein MSTYLVKRFLLMLLTLIGISIIIFVMLRLMPGNIVDIMFDSAGFVDPAEKANIERELGLDLPIPVQYFHWITGLMRWDLGFSYVSEMPAIDELGPRIPITAKLAALSLFFSVLFGLPLGVISAVKQDTALDYTLRVVSLSGLSLPSFWLALLILMFFVSYFGSIPIYTDTPDSWWEELKMYTIPAAAVGFRSSALIMRLTRSSMLEVMRQDYIRTARSKGASENSINYHHALKNAVLPVLTIIGIEAAFLIGGLIITETVFNIPGVAHFLVEAILMRDYPIVQNLVMLIAVVVVVINFLVDMAYASLDPRIKYSD
- a CDS encoding SDR family oxidoreductase, with protein sequence MKLDGKNIVVTGGASGIGRATVQTLCEAGGRVFFGDINEAGGAETVGLAKGGEAIFHRLDIADDASIAAFRDAALAKCGQIDIVANVAGWDVIQPFVENTQDFWDKIVAINLMGPVKVTRSFLDPMIERNAGKIINVSSDAGRVGSMGETMYAGAKGGVIAFTKSLAREMARHRINVNCVCPGPTDTPLFAAQSERMQQALTKAIPFKRLAQPHEIADAILFFASGRSDYLTGQVLSVSGGLTMVD
- a CDS encoding enoyl-CoA hydratase/isomerase family protein; protein product: MSDRYAKYTKFEFDYPADRVLRITLNNPKTYNSLDAEGHKQFTYIWRDIDDDPDISAVILTGKGKAFSSGGDFGMIEANMNDERQRIQAWKEARDLVYNIINCNKPIISAINGVAVGAGLVAALLADISIAGKAAKIVDGHTRLGVAAGDCAVINWPLLCGMAKAKYLLMLCEPVDGETADRLGLVSMCVEDDELQDKALEVANRLVAGPPSAIRWTKYALNNWYRMMGPAYDASTALEMLGFAGSEVREGLAAHLEKRKPNFDPESPV
- a CDS encoding dipeptide ABC transporter ATP-binding protein, with amino-acid sequence MTDVTTAAAEAVAAQAGGAAPVLEVTGLKKHFPIKSGILSRTTRKVYAVDGVSFAIKQGETLGLVGESGCGKTTVGRTVLRLVEPTEGTIRIDGADITHMPKSELRPYRRDMQIIFQDPFSSLNPRMSAGDIVGESLKIHDIVPSKDRQDHVAALFDRVGLRRAQMEAFPHQFSGGQRQRIGIARALAYNPKLIVGDEPVSALDVSIQAQVINLLMDLQKEFNLSYLFIAHDLAVVEHISHYIAVMYLGRIVEYTDKKTLFTSPRHPYTEALLSAVPIPDPTIKRVKRILQGDVPSPISPPSGCHFHTRCPYAEERCRVETPLLKEVAPGHVVACHLR